In a genomic window of Anoplopoma fimbria isolate UVic2021 breed Golden Eagle Sablefish chromosome 6, Afim_UVic_2022, whole genome shotgun sequence:
- the arhgef33 gene encoding rho guanine nucleotide exchange factor 33, which yields MENSKTETEDQMEDVSEGKEEHVEEANLEIAQLQGLVAELREGLQASLTELCELRQRDRGLEEQLRTQQTDVDDKIMGLKNSLNTFREELNVALFHIEDVSSRQREVQKRMELLPTENSKDIISAPHSQSDLSVIQHFFSSLPHGSSPQRSTTSTHTSISEQEAQQQRGCPSKSPAWGERKNSRDDTETPNSQTENSKRQRVALELLESERVYVSHLSLLLKANISFNGCEALSSKDKRPFPSTLRFLIQQHLELLHTLQERVLKSQWQGIMGDVFMRLTSKESDFLDFYVSYLQELPDCLSVVTMLASSSMKPSAFLESEILGDESRPSLHTLLLQPVQRIHEYLLLLQGLLRQTNAEHPDYYLLLVCIQQFRSFTAQYHHLLQHNQELLLHNRKEVKRSTMTQLLKTVESGIQANNIGSPYPCNSATLEHANQVKRSKQRLLEQIQSHRFQEWDQDHETHCYDSEWPTQLQFFSPDMDSRNHKPTGLGSIPESEASEMAMSCQRHLPSRPADFRQVQPGSALADALGEFLLPPDPPGMESLYEEDQGSLHDVPMFDQCSSASSDSSIDIAFVKCPKAPTASHHAMAAKVSTTRDVFGNGGSHGNGYKLPNRGCVSPDEAVMMHRNQHRPLQASQRKSKSLNGLQMDNTVSSLDGAPLSDHLQRLGLGSHAKLERQGSKGSKGCPTPSRKVHSPPGNRADIDKQGDDLHGLLSIDSGFQSWGNESKWRGGTEENHHTPFSERSRKQDKGGFRSSFKKLFKKKSSDEKKEKGGEKTPENQNNGEHETPGKNPKLAHLEINRGTAV from the exons ATGGAGAacagcaaaacagaaacagaagaccAGATGGAGGACGTGTCAGAAG gTAAAGAGGAACATGTGGAGGAGGCTAACCTGGAGATTGCTCAG CTGCAGGGCCTGGTGGCGGAGCTGCGTGAGGGGCTACAAGCCTCTCTGACGGAGCTGTGCGAGCTGCGTCAGAGGGACCGCGGCCTGGAGGAGCAGCTCCGGACCCAGCAGACCGACGTGGACGACAAGATCATGGGCCTCAAGAACTCACTCAACACTTTCAGG GAGGAGCTGAACGTGGCGTTGTTCCACATAGAGGATGTTTCCAGCAGACAGAGGGAGGTGCAGAAGAGGATGGAGCTGCTGCCGACAGAAAACTCCAAAGATATCATCTCTGCTCCACACA GCCAGTCGGACCTCAGCGTTATTCAACACTTCTTCTCCAGTCTGCCACACGGCAGCTCACCACAGAGGAGCACCACGTCGACTCACA CCTCCATCTCTGAGCAGGAGgctcagcagcagagaggatgtcCGTCTAAGTCTCCAGCgtggggagagaggaagaacagcagAGACGACACGGAGACACCGAACAGTCAGACTGAAAACA gtaAGAGACAGCGAGTGgctctggagctgctggagtCAGAGAGAGTCTACGTGTCCCACCTGTCTCTGTTACTGAAGGCCAACATCTCCTTCAACGGATGTGAAGCTCTCAGCTCCAAAGACAAACG TCCGTTTCCCAGCACTCTGAGGTTTCTGATCCAGCAGCACCTTGAGCTCCTTCACACTCTGCAGGAACGTGTGCTCAAGAGCCAGTGGCAAGGCATCATGGGGGATGTGTTCATGAGGCTCACCAGCAAAGAG AGTGATTTCTTGGACTTTTACGTGTCCTACCTTCAGGAGCTCCCGGACTGTCTGTCCGTCGTCACCATGCTCGCCTCCAGCTCCATGAAACCTTCTGCCTTCCTGGAG AGTGAAATACTGGGCGATGAATCCAGACCGTCCCTCCACACTCTGCTCCTTCAGCCGGTCCAGAGGATCCATGAgtacctgctgctgctgcag GGGTTGCTGAGGCAGACCAACGCAGAGCACCCGGACTACTACCTGCTGCTGGTTTGCATCCAGCAGTTCAGATCCTTCACGGCTCAgtaccaccacctcctccagcaCAACCAGGAGCTCCTGCTGCACAACCGCAAGGAGGTGAAGAG GTCTACCATGACACAGCTGTTAAAGACAGTGGAAAGTGGGATTCAAGCTAACAACATTGGCTCACCGTACCCTTGCAACAGTGCCACGTT AGAACATGCCAACCAGGTGAAGCGGAGCAAGCAGCGTCTCCTGGAGCAGATCCAGTCCCATCGATTCCAGGAGTGGGACCAGGATCACGAAACGCATTGTTACGACTCGGAGTGGCCCACCCAGCTCCAGTTCTTCAGCCCCGACATGGACTCACGGAACCACAAACCAACAG GTCTTGGCAGTATCCCGGAGAGTGAGGCGTCTGAGATGGCCATGTCGTGCCAGCGTCATCTGCCCTCCAGACCTGCAGACTTCCGTCAAGTTCAACCGGGTTCTGCTCTGGCCGACGCCCTCGGAGagttcctcctccctccagatCCTCCGGGGATGGAGAGCCTCTACGAAGAGGACCAAGGCTCCCTTCATGATGTCCCAATGTTCGACCAATGCTCCTCGGCCTCTTCGGACTCCTCTATCGACATTGCCTTTGTGAAGTGCCCCAAAGCGCCCACGGCGTCACATCACGCGATGGCAGCGAAAGTGTCAACGACCCGTGACGTCTTTGGCAACGGAGGAAGCCACGGGAATGGTTACAAGCTGCCCAACAGAGGATGCGTCTCTCCGGATGAAGCCGTAATGATGCACCGCAATCAGCATCGCCCCCTTCAGGCCAGCCAGCGTAAGAGCAAG TCCCTGAACGGCCTCCAGATGGACAACACAGTGAGCAGTCTGGATGGCGCTCCTCTATCAGACCACCTCCAGAGGTTGGGACTGGGCAGCCATGCCAAGCTGGAGCGCCAGGGCAGTAAAGGCAGCAAAGGGTGCCCCACCCCGTCCCGTAAGGTCCACAGCCCCCCGGGGAACCGAGCGGATATCGACAAACAGGGCGACGACCTCCATGGACTGCTCAGCATT GACTCCGGGTTTCAATCATGGGGGAACGAGTCTAAATGGAGGGGGGGGACAGAGGAGAATCACCACACCCCCTTCAGCGAAAGGAGTCGGAAGCAGGACAAAGGAGGCTTCAGGAGCTCCTTCAAGAAACTCTTCAAGAAGAA GAGCAgtgatgaaaagaaagagaagggaggtgagaaaacaccagaaaaccaaaacaacggTGAACATGAGACACCGGGGAAGAATCCCAAACTGGCTCATCTGGAGATAAACCGTGGCACGGCTGTATGA